The genomic region TGACTTTTTATTAAATATTATCTTTCTATTTCTAAATACTTCTCTTGATATTGTGCTTCTATTTCTATTTAATTCATTTGCTATTTGATTAAAAGTTTTAAAATTTTTTAATCCAATTAATATTTCATTTCTTTCAAAATCATCTAAATTTTTTTTCATAATTTTCCTTTCAAATGTTGCATTTGTTTTTTGAATTATGATGTTGCATTTGATGTTTAAAATCAAAAAAATGAAAGTCGCAAAA from Pseudostreptobacillus hongkongensis harbors:
- a CDS encoding helix-turn-helix domain-containing protein, whose product is MRVFATFIFLILNIKCNIIIQKTNATFERKIMKKNLDDFERNEILIGLKNFKTFNQIANELNRNRSTISREVFRNRKIIFNKKS